One Solanum stenotomum isolate F172 unplaced genomic scaffold, ASM1918654v1 scaffold32211, whole genome shotgun sequence genomic window, TATGTGTTTCGACTGACATAAATACCTgcagaaaaaattaaattaagactTCTTACTACcttcaaatatttcaacttaGACTTATAGATACAAATAACCCAATTTTTTTACAGGCTACGGCAAAAACATCCAGATAGAGAAAAAATTAGTTCTCCTGCTCAGATGGCATAAGTAAATCCAAGACAAATACCTTGGTATGTGGTCCATAGAGAAATTTCTTTTGGAAAATACTATCATACATCCATACCAAATACACTATACCCAGCTTTAAGACACTCCGTGAAAAACTTTATATCGCCAGCTTTCAAAATATTGAATGCTCAATAGTAAAATTCTAATGATACTACTAGGAGCAACCAAAATTTCCACAATGGTGAAAATCAGCAACTTTTAACTCTTGTTTTCGCTTGTTCAACAACTATCAACTCTTGCCATTATTCTCTAATAGAAAAGCAATGTCAAAGTGAATATCAACAAATACTGTTTTTTCCAGATGCACCAATTAGGGCATAAAACTTGAGAACTTAGAGGTTCTTCCTGAATACAGAAAAGACTCATATTAATCCAGAGACCAATGACCAAATAAACAGAATTGATTTGAGGACAATCAAAATCTGGCATTGTAATAACGAAAATCCAAGAATTTTACAATACGTGGTCGCCTATCTATTCAAAAAGTAACATATGGAAGTTAGAAGTATTGGCACACTAGTGTCTTGAGAAAAGTGTCCATTTCATTTGTCACCAAACTCAAGAATTAAAATCCATAACATTGCAATGTCGAACGAGAGGAAGTAGCCAACAATCCCTATACATGCCCTCATGCTTCTGCCTTCTCTCCCTCCCAATATAGAACTTTACAATTAATaaggaactttttttttttggtaaaataatAAGGAGCTTCTTGTCATAGAAACAGGTGTAACTATAGTATATTTCGTAGTAATTGTGCAACAATATTTTACCATCTTCATCAAAAACTATATCTTACCATCCGTACGAATCCTTGGTCTTAAAAGCCACATTTTTCTCCATGAACCATAATACTTCAACTGAAGGACCTTATAGTTTTCTACCAATCCAGAAACCTTCAAAAATGAGGCACAATGGTTAATGTTACTTACTAAGCTCACTAGTTGCAATAAAACAACCAGAACCAGTGTCCCTAGTACCTGCCAAGCCTTTAGGCATGCATTGCGCCAAAATACAGGGTTCCGAATTGTATACCTCCACTTTCGACAAACACAAGCTGCCCTACCCAAGGTGTATGGGGTTGTTTTTGACAAGATCTGCACAACATTAATCATGAAATCATAGTAAGTTTCCGGTTTCCTCGCCTTAGCTATAAAGATTAGAAGGGAAGGCTGCAAAAGCTAAATTTCAATCTAGAAACAGCTTAATTTTTCTCAAGAAGACATCAAGACTTTATATTTGATTGCCTTCAATTCTCTAGATATGCAACCTCAATTCACCCCTTGGAAGGAAACAACAAGAACTTTGGAGAGAGAGGGGGTGGGACCAGGTTAAAGACTAATCCAATAAATTATCAGTGAAAACCAGCTAACCATCCAGAGAAAGAATCAAAGGGAACAGTCACATTTATGCTTGGCTGTAAAGCTCGACTTGAATACTATAATGAGATCATAGAGTCCAACATTCCTCGTCTCCGAAGAAGACAGAGATGACATCCAACTTTGCTACGAAGGATGCTCCTCAGATGAATTGAAGGGGAAAAAGGCACAAGGCAGATGTTAAAATAGCAACGCTTGTCTCCACGTAGAATCCACTAACTTTTTGCATGGGCATGAAATAAAAGTTGTTCATAGGGGGATAGCTAGATATCGCCTCACCATAAATGTACATGTAACCCAAAATAGACACAAATACCTTACTTTCtggttaattttttcttttgatttatagaaaaacattgTTCATACTTCGGATACCTATTAATTAGTTTAGCAAAATCAGCTCTGTTGTAAGTCTTATCAATATGCTTCAGCTTCCTAGCGTAACAAAGCATTTCCAGCACTTGCCACATATTTACATGTCGATAAGAAAATTACAAGAGGAAATTAATTGAAATCCACATAGGCATACCTCAAAAAGCAGTTCATCAGGTAGCACTCTGTGTATCAATGCAGGATCAACAAACTGCTTGCTACTAGCACTTCCAAAAGGAGCGACAGGT contains:
- the LOC125852092 gene encoding F-box protein 7-like; translated protein: LYGINVRPVAPFGSASSKQFVDPALIHRVLPDELLFEILSKTTPYTLGRAACVCRKWRYTIRNPVFWRNACLKAWQVSGLVENYKVLQLKYYGSWRKMWLLRPRIRTD